TGTTCTACGACttcgaaaacgaaaaggagaaaaaggaggtggAGGAATACGAAATCATCGTGCGGAAGAATGACAAGAGACACAACTGGATCATCATGCACGACGTGTATTTGGACAGCCCCTACACGTTCGAGGTGCTGGACAAGATGCTCTCACTGTACGTGAATACCTACCCGGAGAATGAGCTCCCCGTGGGATTCATTTTCATGGGGGACTTCATAAGCCTCAAATTTGATTACAACAGAAACTTCCACAAGGTGTATATAAAGGGGTTTGAAAAGCTATCCGTTATGCTCATTTCGAAGTTTAAATTGATTCTGGAGCACTGCTATTTGATCTTCATTCCTGGGATAAACGacccatgtgcatgcaaaaatagcATTCCCAAAATGCCCATTCTACCATACTATATTAGGAAGTTTAAACAAAACATAGagtcctttttctcctccaaaaggaacatcatttttgctacgAACCCGTGTAGAATCCGTCacttgagcaaaaaaatgatcttttTTAGACacgacattttaaatgacttAATTTGGAGCTCCACCATTAATGCCACCAATAATGAAAGgaataatttgcaaaacattttggTTTCTACCATCGTTGGGCAGAGCCATATCTATCCCATCCCCCATGATAATCGCATTCTGAAGAGGTActctcctttccttttcctgtacCCCCTCCCTCACTTCATCTGCGTCTGCGACAATTCTTGCAACAGCTTCATTTCGTACGCCTCCGAGGACACCAGCGACTGCATCATTTCCAACTCGGACATGTCCTTCACGCGCAAGAAGACCTTCACGGTGTACAGCGCCCTGCACCACGAGGCCAAGCGCTACGTCGTCccaagggtcaagacaattctgcagatatccagcacagtggcggccgctcgagtctaga
Above is a genomic segment from Plasmodium vivax scf_7020 genomic scaffold, whole genome shotgun sequence containing:
- a CDS encoding DNA polymerase epsilon subunit B, truncated, putative (encoded by transcript PVX_201290A), with the protein product MHDVYLDSPYTFEVLDKMLSLYVNTYPENELPVGFIFMGDFISLKFDYNRNFHKVYIKGFEKLSVMLISKFKLILEHCYLIFIPGINDPCACKNSIPKMPILPYYIRKFKQNIESFFSSKRNIIFATNPCRIRHLSKKMIFFRHDILNDLIWSSTINATNNERNNLQNILVSTIVGQSHIYPIPHDNRILKRYSPFLFLYPLPHFICVCDNSCNSFISYASEDTSDCIISNSDMSFTRKKTFTVYSALHHEAKRYVVPRVKTILQISSTVAAARV